Proteins encoded in a region of the Streptomyces sp. NBC_01298 genome:
- a CDS encoding urease accessory protein UreD, with translation MSPTALPEALPAPTGTLPEALPTPAGAPAAPPAGLRATARIAAAADGRGSTALPLLAGEGPLALRRTRGGPGEAGVMLVGAMSAPLGGDHLRIEATAGPGARLVLRSAAATLALPGRHGEPARYDVRLRLGDGAAVRWLPEPLVSVRGSDLRVHTRAELAPTARLLLREEQVLGRTGEAPGLLRARLTVTRDGRPLLEQELACGPGAPAGWDGPAGLAGHRALGQLLVVDPEFAKAPPRAGMLGEFAALTPLAGPAVLVTALAPDALRLRELLDAACAAYGR, from the coding sequence ATGAGCCCTACGGCGCTCCCCGAAGCCCTTCCCGCGCCGACGGGCACGCTCCCCGAGGCCCTCCCCACGCCGGCGGGCGCGCCCGCCGCCCCTCCGGCCGGCCTGCGCGCCACCGCCCGGATCGCCGCCGCCGCCGACGGGCGGGGCTCCACCGCCCTGCCGCTGCTGGCCGGGGAGGGACCGCTCGCCCTGCGGCGCACCCGGGGCGGGCCGGGCGAGGCGGGCGTCATGCTGGTCGGCGCCATGAGCGCCCCGCTGGGCGGCGACCACCTCAGGATCGAGGCCACCGCCGGGCCGGGCGCCCGGCTGGTGCTCCGCTCGGCGGCGGCCACCCTGGCGCTGCCCGGCCGGCACGGGGAACCCGCGCGGTACGACGTACGGCTGCGGCTCGGGGACGGGGCGGCCGTGCGCTGGCTGCCGGAGCCCCTCGTCTCGGTGCGCGGCAGCGACCTGCGGGTCCACACCCGGGCCGAGCTCGCCCCCACCGCCCGGCTCCTGCTGCGCGAGGAGCAGGTGCTCGGCCGCACGGGGGAGGCGCCGGGCCTGCTGCGCGCCCGGCTCACCGTGACCCGGGACGGAAGACCGCTGCTGGAACAGGAACTGGCCTGCGGACCCGGCGCACCCGCCGGCTGGGACGGCCCGGCGGGACTCGCGGGCCACCGGGCGCTCGGCCAGCTGCTGGTGGTGGACCCGGAGTTCGCGAAGGCCCCGCCGCGGGCCGGGATGCTCGGGGAGTTCGCGGCGCTCACCCCGCTGGCGGGCCCCGCCGTCCTGGTCACGGCCCTGGCCCCGGACGCGCTGCGGCTGCGCGAACTGCTCGACGCCGCCTGCGCCGCCTACGGTCGGTGA
- a CDS encoding alpha/beta hydrolase, with amino-acid sequence MIRNAALGSAATLITGTLAAGLLLAPSASASQAFESGSYGRDNPIAEAIGTQIAAARAARAGIDWKDCPADWGFAAPIQCGYVKVPLDYSKPFGKTIDLAVDRAVSTGTKEERQGALIYNPGGPGGSGMRFPRRSTTNSPLWVNTAKAYDFVGFDPRGVGHSAPISCIDPQEYVKVPKADPVPDSKADKDAQRKLAEEYADGCKERSGEMLPFMTTPNVARDLDVIRAALGEKKLNFLGVSYGTYIGGVYATLFPTHVRRMIVDSVVDPSRDNIWYEANLGQDIAFQTRWNDWEDWVAKNDASFHLGTTRAAVEAKWLTLRAKAKANPLGGIVGPAELIGFFQSAPYYDSSWVPVAQTWAAYEAGDEQALIDAIAPDMSDTAGNASAENGNAVYTAVECADAKWPTSWSKWDRDNTKLHAQYPFMTWANAWMNLPCATWKSKQHNAIEVGVGAHRGLPPVLIVQSERDAATPYKGGVSLHKRLAGSRLITEKDAGSHGVTSLVNPCVNTRVDTYLLTGKVDAQDVTCAPHATPVAPAPVAAKLIAPAPAADQRAIDERPAIR; translated from the coding sequence GTGATACGCAACGCGGCGCTGGGGAGCGCCGCCACTCTGATCACCGGCACGCTGGCGGCGGGCCTGCTGCTCGCCCCGTCCGCGTCGGCCTCGCAGGCCTTCGAGTCCGGGTCCTACGGCCGGGACAACCCGATCGCCGAGGCGATCGGCACCCAGATCGCCGCCGCCCGCGCGGCCCGCGCCGGGATCGACTGGAAGGACTGTCCGGCCGACTGGGGCTTCGCGGCGCCCATCCAGTGCGGCTACGTGAAGGTCCCGCTCGACTACAGCAAGCCCTTCGGCAAGACGATCGACCTCGCGGTCGACCGGGCCGTCAGCACCGGCACCAAGGAAGAGCGCCAGGGCGCGCTCATCTACAACCCGGGCGGCCCCGGCGGCTCCGGCATGCGCTTCCCCCGCCGCAGCACCACCAACAGCCCGCTGTGGGTGAACACCGCCAAGGCGTACGACTTTGTCGGCTTCGACCCGCGCGGCGTGGGCCACTCCGCGCCGATCTCCTGCATCGACCCGCAGGAGTACGTCAAGGTCCCCAAGGCCGACCCGGTGCCGGACAGCAAGGCCGACAAGGACGCCCAGCGCAAGCTGGCCGAGGAGTACGCGGACGGCTGCAAGGAGCGCAGCGGCGAGATGCTGCCGTTCATGACCACGCCGAACGTCGCGCGTGACCTGGACGTCATCCGTGCCGCCCTCGGCGAGAAGAAGCTGAACTTCCTCGGCGTCTCCTACGGCACCTACATCGGCGGGGTCTACGCGACCCTGTTCCCGACGCACGTGCGCCGCATGATCGTCGACAGCGTGGTGGACCCGTCCCGCGACAACATCTGGTACGAGGCCAACCTCGGCCAGGACATCGCCTTCCAGACGCGCTGGAACGACTGGGAGGACTGGGTCGCCAAGAACGACGCCTCCTTCCACCTCGGCACCACCCGCGCCGCGGTCGAGGCCAAGTGGCTGACGCTGCGCGCCAAGGCCAAGGCCAACCCGCTCGGCGGGATCGTCGGCCCGGCCGAGCTCATCGGCTTCTTCCAGAGCGCCCCGTACTACGACTCCTCCTGGGTGCCCGTCGCCCAGACCTGGGCCGCGTACGAGGCCGGGGACGAGCAGGCGCTGATCGACGCCATCGCCCCCGACATGAGCGACACCGCGGGCAACGCCTCGGCGGAGAACGGCAACGCCGTCTACACCGCCGTGGAGTGCGCCGACGCCAAGTGGCCCACCAGCTGGTCCAAGTGGGACCGCGACAACACCAAGCTGCACGCCCAGTACCCCTTCATGACCTGGGCCAACGCGTGGATGAACCTGCCCTGCGCCACCTGGAAGTCCAAGCAGCACAACGCGATCGAGGTCGGGGTCGGCGCCCACCGCGGCCTGCCGCCGGTGCTGATCGTGCAGTCCGAGCGTGACGCCGCCACGCCGTACAAGGGCGGGGTCTCCCTGCACAAGCGGCTCGCCGGCTCGCGTCTGATCACCGAGAAGGACGCCGGCTCGCACGGTGTCACCAGCCTGGTGAACCCCTGCGTCAACACCCGGGTCGACACCTACCTGCTCACCGGCAAGGTGGACGCCCAGGACGTGACGTGCGCTCCGCACGCCACCCCGGTGGCCCCGGCCCCCGTCGCCGCCAAGCTGATCGCGCCGGCCCCGGCCGCCGACCAGCGGGCGATCGACGAGCGCCCGGCCATCCGCTAG
- a CDS encoding lysophospholipid acyltransferase family protein: MFYHLLKHVILGPLLRLLFRPRIEGLENIPEDGAAIIAGNHLSFSDHFLMPAILGRRITFLAKAEYFTGPGLKGRLTAAFFRSAGQIPVDRSGKDAGQAALREGLGVLAKGELLGIYPEGTRSHDGRLYKGKVGVAAMALGAKVPVVPCAMVGTFEIQPPGQKIPSIRRVTIRFGRPLDFARYEGMEGERAVLRAVTDEIMYEVLALSGQEYVDRYAGEVKAEEEEARKKARRRTR, translated from the coding sequence GTGTTCTACCACTTGCTCAAGCACGTGATCCTGGGGCCGCTGCTGCGGCTCCTGTTCCGGCCCCGCATCGAAGGCCTGGAGAACATTCCGGAGGACGGGGCCGCGATCATCGCGGGCAACCACCTCTCCTTCTCCGACCACTTCCTGATGCCGGCGATCCTGGGCCGGCGCATCACCTTCCTCGCCAAGGCCGAGTACTTCACCGGACCGGGCCTGAAGGGGCGGCTCACGGCCGCCTTCTTCCGCAGCGCCGGCCAGATCCCGGTGGACCGCTCCGGCAAGGACGCCGGTCAGGCGGCGCTCCGCGAGGGGCTCGGGGTGCTGGCCAAGGGCGAACTGCTCGGCATCTACCCGGAGGGCACCCGCTCGCACGACGGGCGGCTCTACAAGGGCAAGGTGGGCGTGGCCGCGATGGCGCTGGGCGCCAAGGTGCCCGTCGTCCCGTGCGCGATGGTCGGGACCTTCGAGATCCAGCCGCCCGGGCAGAAGATCCCCAGCATCCGCCGGGTCACGATCCGCTTCGGCAGGCCGCTGGACTTTGCCCGGTACGAAGGGATGGAGGGCGAGCGGGCCGTGCTGCGGGCCGTCACCGACGAGATCATGTACGAGGTCCTCGCCCTGTCCGGCCAGGAGTACGTGGACCGGTACGCCGGCGAGGTCAAGGCGGAGGAAGAGGAAGCACGGAAGAAGGCCCGGCGCAGGACGCGCTGA
- a CDS encoding cytochrome c oxidase assembly protein has protein sequence MDMPGMDMDLPPFTLGRGLEFSFDAFFLIGSLLGLALYGWGVVRLRRRGDAWPLGRTVAFTIGVLSVALMMCTKLNDYGMVMFSVHMVQHMVISMLSPILLLLGAPVTLALRALAPAARGHKGPRELLLMLLHSRYMKVITHPVFTIPVFIASLYGLYFTPLFDFLMGSKTGHIAMMVHFLAVGLVFFWPIMGVDPGPHRPGYVMRMLELFAGMPFHAFFGIALMMGSEPMIKTYANPPASLGIDPLLDQQWGGGIAWAFSEIPSVLVLIALVYQWYHSEQRAANRSDRSEDRNGDQELAAYNSYLASLQARGQ, from the coding sequence ATGGACATGCCCGGCATGGACATGGACCTGCCGCCCTTCACCCTCGGGCGCGGGCTGGAGTTCTCCTTCGACGCCTTCTTCCTGATCGGCTCGCTCCTCGGCCTCGCCCTGTACGGGTGGGGCGTGGTGCGGCTGCGGCGGCGCGGGGACGCCTGGCCGCTCGGGCGGACGGTCGCCTTCACCATCGGCGTGCTGAGCGTGGCCCTGATGATGTGCACCAAGCTGAACGACTACGGCATGGTCATGTTCAGCGTGCACATGGTGCAGCACATGGTGATCAGCATGCTCAGCCCGATCCTGCTGCTGCTGGGCGCGCCCGTGACGCTGGCGCTGCGCGCGCTGGCGCCGGCCGCCCGCGGTCACAAGGGGCCGCGCGAGCTGCTGTTGATGCTCCTGCACAGCCGGTACATGAAGGTGATCACCCATCCGGTGTTCACCATCCCGGTGTTCATCGCGAGCCTCTACGGCCTCTACTTCACCCCGCTCTTCGATTTCCTGATGGGGTCGAAGACCGGTCACATCGCGATGATGGTGCACTTCCTCGCCGTCGGCCTCGTCTTCTTCTGGCCGATCATGGGTGTGGACCCGGGTCCGCACCGCCCCGGCTACGTGATGCGGATGCTGGAGCTGTTCGCGGGAATGCCCTTCCACGCCTTCTTCGGCATCGCGCTGATGATGGGCAGCGAGCCGATGATCAAGACGTACGCGAACCCGCCCGCCTCCCTCGGCATCGACCCGCTGCTCGACCAGCAGTGGGGCGGCGGCATCGCCTGGGCCTTCAGCGAGATCCCCTCGGTGCTGGTGCTGATCGCGCTGGTCTACCAGTGGTACCACTCGGAACAGCGGGCGGCGAATCGCTCCGACCGGTCCGAGGACCGCAACGGCGATCAGGAGCTGGCGGCCTACAACTCGTATCTGGCCTCGCTCCAAGCGCGTGGCCAGTAG
- a CDS encoding 6-phosphofructokinase → MRIGVLTSGGDCPGLNAVIRSVVHRAVVDHGDEVIGFHDGWRGLLECDYRKLDLDAVSGILARGGTILGSSRVQPAHLRDGVERARGHVADLGLDAIIPIGGEGTLKAANLLSQGGLPIVGVPKTIDNDIASTDVTFGFDTAVGVATEALDRLKTTAESHQRVMVVEVMGRHTGWIALHSGMAAGAHAIVVPERPFDIEELTAVVGERFEQGKRFAIVVVAEGAKPAEGSSMALEEGGTDMYGHERFAGIGNRLAVELEERLGKEARPVILGHVQRGGTPTAYDRVLATRFGWHAVEAAHRGEFGMLTALRGTDIVMVPLDEAVQTLKTVPSERYDEAQNVL, encoded by the coding sequence ATGCGCATTGGTGTGCTCACTTCCGGAGGCGACTGCCCCGGGCTCAATGCCGTCATCCGCTCCGTCGTGCACCGCGCCGTCGTCGACCACGGGGACGAGGTCATCGGTTTCCACGACGGCTGGCGCGGCCTGCTGGAGTGCGACTACCGCAAGCTCGACCTGGACGCCGTGAGCGGCATCCTGGCCCGCGGCGGAACGATTCTGGGTTCCTCCCGGGTCCAGCCCGCCCATCTGCGCGACGGCGTGGAGCGGGCCCGCGGCCACGTCGCCGATCTCGGCCTGGACGCCATCATCCCGATCGGCGGCGAGGGCACCCTGAAGGCCGCGAACCTGCTGTCGCAGGGCGGCCTGCCGATCGTCGGCGTCCCGAAGACGATCGACAACGACATCGCCTCCACCGACGTCACCTTCGGCTTCGACACCGCGGTCGGGGTCGCCACCGAGGCCCTGGACCGGCTGAAGACCACCGCGGAGTCCCACCAGCGCGTGATGGTCGTGGAGGTCATGGGCCGCCACACCGGCTGGATCGCCCTGCACTCGGGCATGGCGGCCGGCGCGCACGCCATCGTCGTGCCGGAGCGCCCCTTCGACATCGAGGAGCTGACGGCGGTCGTCGGCGAACGCTTCGAGCAGGGCAAGCGCTTCGCGATCGTCGTGGTCGCCGAGGGCGCCAAGCCCGCCGAGGGCAGCTCGATGGCGCTGGAGGAGGGCGGCACCGACATGTACGGCCACGAGCGGTTCGCCGGCATAGGCAACCGGCTCGCCGTCGAGCTGGAGGAACGTCTCGGCAAGGAGGCCCGGCCGGTCATCCTGGGCCACGTCCAGCGCGGCGGCACGCCCACGGCGTACGACCGCGTCCTCGCGACCCGCTTCGGCTGGCACGCGGTGGAGGCCGCCCACCGGGGCGAGTTCGGGATGCTGACGGCCCTGCGCGGCACGGACATCGTCATGGTCCCGCTCGACGAGGCCGTGCAGACCCTGAAGACGGTCCCCTCCGAGCGCTACGACGAGGCGCAGAACGTCCTGTGA